A genome region from Rhodopseudomonas boonkerdii includes the following:
- a CDS encoding aliphatic sulfonate ABC transporter substrate-binding protein, protein MLPILLSHFLNRYLRRRTRALQMAALATMLSTSFACAQTSDTVRIGYQKSSTLIAVLKTNGELEKALAPLDVKIAWHEFTSGLPLLEAINTGNVDFGADVADTVPLFAQAAGAKLAYVAEEAASPAAQAIVVPAESPLKTLADLKGKKVAVTKGAGSHFLLLAALSKAGLNFKDITPAYLPPADGRIAFVGGNVDAWVAWDPFLTSVQRQSNARVLADGSGGLASYKRYYLSSAAYADKRGDVLNAIYKKLEETGKWVKAEPKEAAKLLSGLWGIDTATVEEANSHRSYKVGTVTKAGLSEQQTIADAFFNEKLIPVKVDAADVKIWSPK, encoded by the coding sequence ATGCTCCCGATCCTTCTCTCACATTTCCTCAATCGCTATCTGCGCCGCCGTACCCGCGCACTGCAGATGGCCGCGCTCGCGACCATGCTGTCGACCTCCTTCGCTTGCGCGCAGACCTCGGACACGGTGCGTATCGGCTATCAGAAATCTTCGACGCTGATCGCCGTGCTGAAAACGAATGGCGAGCTGGAGAAAGCGCTGGCGCCGCTCGACGTGAAAATCGCCTGGCACGAATTCACCAGCGGCTTGCCGCTGCTCGAGGCCATCAACACCGGCAATGTCGATTTCGGCGCCGATGTCGCCGACACCGTTCCGCTGTTCGCGCAGGCCGCCGGGGCCAAGCTCGCTTATGTCGCCGAGGAAGCCGCCTCGCCCGCGGCACAGGCGATCGTGGTTCCGGCGGAATCGCCGCTCAAGACGCTCGCCGATCTCAAGGGCAAGAAGGTCGCAGTCACCAAGGGCGCCGGCAGTCATTTCCTGCTGCTCGCTGCGCTCAGCAAGGCCGGGCTGAATTTCAAGGACATCACGCCGGCCTATCTGCCCCCCGCCGATGGCCGCATCGCTTTCGTCGGCGGCAATGTCGATGCCTGGGTGGCGTGGGACCCGTTCCTCACCAGCGTGCAGCGCCAGAGCAATGCGCGCGTGCTCGCCGACGGCTCGGGCGGGCTCGCCAGCTACAAGCGCTATTATCTCTCATCGGCTGCCTATGCGGATAAGCGCGGCGACGTGCTGAACGCCATCTACAAGAAGCTCGAAGAGACCGGAAAATGGGTGAAGGCCGAGCCGAAGGAAGCCGCAAAGCTGCTCTCCGGTCTGTGGGGCATCGACACCGCCACCGTCGAGGAAGCCAACAGCCATCGCTCCTACAAGGTCGGTACGGTCACCAAAGCCGGCCTGTCCGAACAGCAGACCATCGCCGACGCCTTCTTCAACGAAAAGCTGATCCCCGTGAAGGTCGATGCAGCCGACGTGAAGATCTGGTCGCCGAAATAA
- a CDS encoding MetQ/NlpA family ABC transporter substrate-binding protein — protein MKSLLSAIAAAAITLAPFSGALAQSPAKTEIKVGFVPGPYIDGFKAGVEPELKKKGYTVKYYEFSTGLEANTAVFKNDIDANVMQHTVFLNSYNDRQKTDLTGIITVPTPPMGLYSTKHKKAEDVKAGATVVVPNDPVNLQRALWILRDLGWIEIKDNNPVDVTELDVVKNNKGIKIVPLENAQAPRALGDADFAAVQGNFAIYSGLKLTEAFALEKMTKPYTNVVAVRRGNAEAPWAKDIVAAYQSDTFKNAIRNDKFYAGFTLPEYFN, from the coding sequence ATGAAGTCCCTCCTCTCGGCGATCGCCGCCGCTGCCATCACGCTTGCTCCTTTCTCCGGCGCGCTCGCTCAATCGCCTGCCAAGACCGAGATCAAGGTCGGATTCGTCCCCGGGCCCTATATCGACGGCTTCAAGGCCGGCGTGGAACCGGAACTGAAGAAGAAGGGCTACACGGTCAAATACTACGAATTCTCCACCGGCCTCGAAGCCAACACGGCGGTGTTCAAGAACGACATCGACGCCAATGTGATGCAGCACACGGTGTTCCTGAATTCCTACAACGACCGCCAGAAAACCGACCTGACCGGCATCATCACCGTGCCGACCCCGCCGATGGGCCTGTACTCGACCAAGCACAAGAAGGCCGAAGACGTGAAGGCCGGCGCCACCGTCGTGGTGCCGAACGACCCGGTGAACCTGCAGCGCGCGCTGTGGATCCTGCGCGATCTTGGCTGGATCGAGATCAAGGACAATAACCCGGTCGATGTCACCGAGCTCGACGTGGTGAAGAACAACAAGGGCATCAAGATCGTGCCGCTGGAAAACGCCCAGGCCCCGCGCGCGCTCGGCGACGCCGACTTCGCCGCCGTGCAGGGCAACTTTGCCATCTATAGCGGGCTGAAGCTGACCGAGGCCTTTGCGCTCGAAAAGATGACCAAGCCCTATACCAACGTGGTCGCCGTCCGCCGCGGCAATGCGGAGGCGCCGTGGGCCAAGGACATCGTCGCAGCCTATCAGTCCGACACGTTCAAGAACGCGATCCGCAACGACAAGTTCTATGCGGGATTCACGCTACCGGAATACTTTAACTAG
- a CDS encoding methionine ABC transporter ATP-binding protein, translating to MNAPVSKPTGVPVPVLDQPDLEQKGRAIISFDGVSKIFPPRKDSAEVKAVDDIDLVVPEGAIVGVIGKSGAGKSTLIRLINGLEQPTKGKVTVDGLDIGALDEKALRQARRSIGMIFQHFNLLSSRTAFDNIALPLEIAGTPRKDIPGIVTPLLDMVGLADKRDRYPAELSGGQKQRVGIARALATKPKVLLSDEATSALDPETTAQIIALLKQINAELNLTILFITHEMSVVKKLAQRVAVMEGGRIIEQGTTYEIFSKPQHATTKRFVGEVTGGNVPEWLQAKLLADYAPGRQAVIRIAFTGADADEPVLSRLTRAYGVDFNIMHGQIEYVADHPFGTLIASVAAEPELQAKLIADLTSTRNTVEHLGYVA from the coding sequence ATGAACGCTCCCGTGTCCAAGCCGACTGGAGTGCCCGTGCCAGTTCTCGATCAGCCAGATCTTGAGCAAAAGGGGCGTGCCATCATTTCCTTCGATGGCGTCAGCAAGATTTTCCCGCCCAGAAAAGACTCCGCCGAGGTGAAGGCGGTCGACGACATCGATCTCGTGGTGCCTGAAGGCGCCATTGTCGGCGTCATCGGCAAGAGCGGCGCCGGCAAGTCGACGCTCATCCGTCTCATCAACGGGCTCGAACAGCCGACCAAGGGCAAGGTCACGGTCGACGGTCTCGATATCGGCGCGCTGGATGAGAAGGCGCTGCGTCAGGCACGTCGCTCCATCGGCATGATCTTCCAGCATTTCAACCTGCTGTCGTCGCGCACCGCCTTCGACAACATCGCGCTCCCGCTCGAAATTGCAGGCACGCCGCGCAAGGACATTCCCGGCATCGTCACGCCGCTGCTGGACATGGTCGGCCTTGCCGACAAGCGCGACCGCTATCCAGCCGAACTCTCCGGCGGCCAGAAGCAGCGCGTCGGCATCGCGCGTGCGCTCGCCACCAAGCCGAAAGTGCTGCTGTCGGACGAGGCGACCTCGGCGCTCGATCCGGAGACCACCGCGCAGATCATCGCGCTGCTCAAGCAGATCAATGCGGAGCTCAATCTCACCATTCTCTTCATCACCCATGAAATGTCCGTGGTGAAGAAACTGGCCCAGCGTGTCGCCGTAATGGAGGGCGGCCGGATCATCGAGCAGGGGACGACCTACGAGATCTTCTCCAAGCCGCAGCATGCCACGACAAAACGCTTCGTCGGCGAAGTCACCGGCGGCAATGTGCCGGAATGGCTGCAGGCTAAGCTGCTCGCCGATTATGCGCCCGGCCGTCAGGCCGTCATCCGCATCGCCTTCACCGGCGCCGATGCCGACGAGCCCGTGCTGTCGCGGCTCACGCGTGCTTACGGCGTCGACTTCAACATCATGCACGGCCAGATCGAATATGTCGCCGATCATCCGTTCGGCACGCTGATCGCGTCCGTCGCCGCCGAGCCGGAGCTGCAGGCGAAGCTGATCGCCGATCTCACGTCGACCCGCAACACTGTGGAGCATCTCGGCTATGTCGCCTGA
- a CDS encoding methionine ABC transporter permease, translating into MSPELINMIASSTLDTLVMVALAGIFGTLAGLPLGIFLATSRTGELFPAPNVNRLIGLVVNATRSTPFIILVVAIVPLTRLIAGTSIGTSAAVVPLTIAATPFIARVIEGAIREVDQGLVEAARAFGASPLQIVWKVLLPEAMPAVTLALTLATVSLIGYSAMVGAVGGGGLGDLGIRYGYQRFMPEVMATVVAVLICLVQGVQSLGDFISRRLDKRTRKS; encoded by the coding sequence ATGTCGCCTGAACTCATCAACATGATCGCGTCGTCGACGCTCGACACGCTGGTGATGGTGGCGCTGGCCGGCATTTTCGGCACGCTGGCCGGCCTGCCGCTCGGCATCTTCCTGGCGACCAGCCGTACCGGTGAGCTGTTCCCGGCGCCGAACGTCAATCGTCTCATCGGCCTCGTCGTCAATGCCACGCGTTCGACGCCCTTCATCATTCTCGTCGTTGCCATCGTGCCGCTGACGCGGCTGATCGCCGGCACTTCCATCGGCACCAGCGCCGCCGTGGTGCCGCTGACCATTGCAGCGACGCCGTTCATCGCCCGCGTCATCGAAGGCGCGATCCGCGAAGTCGACCAGGGGCTGGTCGAGGCCGCGCGTGCCTTCGGCGCCTCGCCGCTGCAGATCGTGTGGAAGGTGCTGTTGCCCGAAGCCATGCCGGCAGTGACGCTGGCGCTGACGCTCGCGACCGTCAGCCTGATCGGCTACTCCGCCATGGTCGGCGCCGTCGGCGGCGGCGGGCTCGGCGATCTCGGCATCCGCTACGGCTATCAGCGCTTCATGCCGGAGGTGATGGCGACGGTGGTCGCCGTGCTGATCTGCCTCGTGCAGGGCGTGCAGAGCCTGGGCGATTTCATCTCGCGCCGCCTCGACAAGCGTACGCGAAAATCCTGA
- a CDS encoding aliphatic sulfonate ABC transporter substrate-binding protein: MSKSRRVVLATIAVTLLLSQFTSKAPAAEQPKEIRIGFQKAGIFPAVKQRGTLEKVFKARGIDVRWVEFQFGPPILEAINTGNVDFGYTGDAPPIFAQAARANLLYVAAVPSVGFNQGIVVPDSSPIKTLADLKGKKVGFGKGSSAHNTIIAALEKAGLIYADITPVYLGPADAVAAFAGGNIDAWSIWDPYLSLAEIKGARVVAFSKDVQESNSFFLANKDFAGKHGDIVALLNKTFAEEGKWGGANRAEIAVRLQEATGVDKAATTKAVERSEYNVVPINEKIIATQQQTADRFFKLGLIPKPVQVKDIVWEWKQGS; encoded by the coding sequence ATGTCGAAGTCGAGACGTGTCGTGCTGGCCACCATCGCCGTCACGCTGCTGCTATCGCAATTCACCAGCAAGGCGCCGGCGGCGGAGCAGCCGAAGGAAATCCGCATCGGCTTCCAGAAGGCTGGCATCTTCCCCGCGGTGAAGCAGCGCGGCACGCTGGAGAAGGTGTTCAAGGCGAGGGGGATCGACGTCAGATGGGTTGAGTTCCAGTTCGGGCCGCCGATCCTGGAGGCCATCAACACCGGCAATGTGGATTTCGGCTATACCGGTGATGCACCGCCGATCTTCGCGCAGGCGGCCCGCGCGAACCTGCTTTATGTGGCGGCCGTGCCGTCGGTCGGATTCAATCAGGGTATCGTCGTTCCCGACAGTTCACCGATCAAGACGCTGGCCGATCTGAAGGGCAAGAAAGTCGGTTTCGGCAAGGGATCGAGCGCGCATAACACGATCATCGCCGCGCTGGAGAAGGCGGGCCTGATCTATGCCGACATCACGCCGGTCTATCTCGGCCCGGCCGATGCGGTCGCCGCCTTTGCCGGTGGCAATATCGATGCGTGGTCGATCTGGGATCCCTATCTGTCGCTCGCGGAAATCAAGGGAGCCCGGGTCGTCGCCTTCTCGAAGGATGTGCAGGAATCCAATTCCTTCTTCCTGGCCAACAAGGATTTTGCCGGCAAGCACGGCGACATCGTCGCGCTGCTCAACAAGACATTTGCCGAGGAAGGCAAGTGGGGCGGCGCCAATCGTGCTGAAATCGCGGTGCGCTTGCAGGAGGCGACCGGTGTCGACAAAGCGGCGACGACGAAGGCGGTGGAGCGCTCCGAATACAATGTGGTCCCGATCAACGAGAAGATCATCGCCACCCAGCAGCAAACCGCGGACCGGTTCTTCAAGCTCGGCCTCATCCCCAAGCCGGTGCAGGTGAAGGACATCGTGTGGGAATGGAAGCAGGGGTCCTGA
- a CDS encoding ABC transporter permease produces MTAAIDDQAQTTVPASEGLNHPLTRHRPGLLFWIPMSWITLVVVLAATAPLLPLRSPTETDFTVISNWPDATYWFGTDQLGRDIFSRSVFGARISLVVGLLAPAIGLGFGMVLGIAAGYFRGRTESAITTSMDAIMAFPGILIVLAVTAYVGANTAVLIFLLGFLTIPAFMRVARANTLVFAKREFVLAARAMGASHGRVLTLEILPNVGIPMLIYACLVVSRIIVIEGVLSFLGLSVPPPQPTWGNMIADGQTDLATSPYIAFIPSALMFLTVLSINLIGERLRAQTDFRGTAL; encoded by the coding sequence ATGACTGCGGCCATTGACGATCAAGCCCAGACAACGGTGCCGGCGAGTGAGGGGTTGAACCACCCGCTCACACGCCACCGGCCGGGCCTCCTCTTCTGGATTCCGATGTCCTGGATCACGTTGGTCGTCGTCCTGGCAGCGACCGCGCCCCTGCTGCCACTGCGCAGCCCGACTGAAACTGATTTCACCGTCATCTCTAATTGGCCAGATGCAACCTACTGGTTCGGCACCGACCAGCTCGGTCGCGACATCTTCTCGCGCTCTGTGTTCGGCGCGAGAATTTCCCTTGTCGTCGGACTGCTTGCGCCTGCTATCGGCCTTGGATTTGGCATGGTCCTTGGCATCGCCGCTGGCTATTTCCGGGGCCGCACCGAATCCGCCATCACCACCTCCATGGACGCCATCATGGCGTTTCCCGGTATCCTTATCGTTCTTGCGGTGACCGCCTATGTCGGCGCCAACACCGCTGTTCTCATCTTCCTGCTCGGCTTTCTTACGATCCCGGCGTTCATGCGGGTAGCGCGCGCCAACACGCTGGTGTTCGCCAAGCGTGAATTCGTGCTGGCAGCGCGTGCTATGGGTGCGTCCCATGGGCGGGTGCTGACGCTCGAAATCTTGCCGAACGTCGGCATCCCGATGCTGATTTACGCGTGTCTCGTGGTCTCGCGCATCATCGTGATCGAAGGCGTGCTGTCCTTCCTGGGCTTGAGCGTGCCCCCACCGCAGCCGACGTGGGGCAACATGATCGCGGACGGGCAGACCGATCTGGCGACATCGCCCTACATTGCCTTCATCCCCTCTGCGCTGATGTTCCTCACGGTGCTGTCCATCAACCTGATCGGCGAGCGTCTGCGTGCCCAGACAGATTTCCGCGGCACTGCCCTATGA
- a CDS encoding ABC transporter ATP-binding protein, whose translation MTGRCTALLEVTDLVTHLHTPRGIVRAVDGMSFSVQRGETVGIVGESGSGKSVLARTIMRILANDGSATTNGRIAFEGRDLLTLSEREMRDVRGKDIAMVFQDPTSSLNPVKRIGSQIEEVITRHLGLRGRAAKTRAVELLTSVGIPLPAERLHQYPHQLSGGMRQRIAIAIALACEPKLLIADEPTTALDVTIQAQILDLLQRQQRAHNMAMILISHDLGVVAQYTDKVAVMYAGQMVERASTRSLFHDYRMRYTQALIRSAPNLSDPPHTRQRAISGRPPDMLTPPTGCRFNPRCDYASDLCRIDHPELSMTDADPMHLYACWHPVRARGVLP comes from the coding sequence ATGACAGGAAGATGTACGGCCCTCCTGGAGGTCACCGATCTTGTGACACACCTCCATACGCCTCGTGGCATTGTGCGGGCGGTGGATGGCATGTCGTTTTCAGTTCAGCGGGGTGAGACGGTCGGTATCGTCGGCGAGTCCGGTTCCGGCAAGAGCGTGCTTGCGCGAACTATTATGAGAATTCTGGCGAACGACGGTTCGGCCACCACGAACGGCCGCATTGCATTCGAGGGCCGCGACCTCCTCACGCTCTCGGAACGAGAGATGCGCGATGTTCGCGGCAAGGACATCGCCATGGTCTTTCAGGATCCGACGTCGTCGCTCAATCCGGTCAAACGCATCGGATCTCAGATCGAGGAGGTGATCACACGCCATCTCGGTTTACGCGGCCGTGCTGCCAAAACCCGCGCGGTCGAGCTGCTCACCTCCGTCGGAATTCCCCTGCCGGCCGAGCGGCTGCACCAGTATCCGCACCAGCTATCCGGCGGCATGCGCCAGCGGATTGCCATTGCCATCGCGCTCGCGTGTGAGCCGAAGCTGTTGATCGCCGACGAGCCGACCACTGCGCTCGATGTTACTATCCAGGCGCAAATCCTCGATCTTCTGCAGCGTCAACAGCGCGCTCACAACATGGCAATGATTCTGATCTCGCACGACCTCGGCGTGGTGGCGCAGTACACCGACAAAGTTGCGGTGATGTACGCCGGGCAGATGGTTGAGCGCGCATCGACGCGGTCGCTGTTCCACGATTATCGCATGCGCTACACTCAAGCGCTGATCCGCTCCGCACCAAACCTTTCCGATCCGCCGCACACCCGGCAGCGCGCGATTTCGGGACGGCCGCCGGACATGCTGACGCCCCCGACCGGATGCCGCTTCAACCCACGCTGCGATTACGCGAGCGATCTGTGTAGGATCGATCATCCAGAGTTATCGATGACCGATGCGGACCCCATGCATCTCTACGCCTGCTGGCATCCTGTCCGCGCGCGCGGAGTATTGCCATGA
- a CDS encoding ABC transporter ATP-binding protein produces the protein MKSDELLILDNLSATYKLPRGLQLTAVANVSFVVYKGETLGLVGESGCGKSTVGRSIMQLPPPTGGTVIFQGHDLASLNAGTLRRIQTRLHMIFQYPNSSLNPRRKVRDIVAEPMAIAGVGTAQERVRRVRIALEAVGLDPDLVMNRRPHEFSGGQCQRIAIARALIMEPCLIICDEPVSALDVSVRAQILNLLEDMKARYGLTLLFISHDLAVVKNISDRVAVMYLGRLCELASSERLYEAPLHPYTAALMAAIPVMDPDRGSAPLRLLVGELPSPINPPSGCRFRTRCPRAATRCAELEPKWREAEPDHFVACHFPLDHPSE, from the coding sequence ATGAAGTCAGACGAACTCCTGATCCTCGACAACCTGTCGGCGACATACAAGCTGCCGCGCGGCCTGCAGCTTACAGCCGTCGCAAACGTCAGTTTCGTTGTCTATAAGGGCGAAACTCTCGGGCTTGTCGGCGAGTCGGGCTGTGGCAAGTCGACGGTCGGACGCTCGATCATGCAGCTCCCACCGCCGACTGGCGGGACGGTGATTTTCCAGGGACACGACCTTGCTAGCCTGAATGCCGGAACGCTGCGCCGTATCCAGACGCGGCTGCACATGATCTTCCAGTATCCGAATTCCTCACTCAATCCCCGCCGCAAGGTGCGCGATATTGTGGCCGAGCCGATGGCGATCGCTGGCGTGGGCACCGCTCAGGAACGCGTGCGCCGTGTGCGCATTGCGCTCGAAGCGGTAGGTCTTGATCCGGATCTGGTTATGAACCGCCGCCCACACGAATTTTCCGGAGGCCAATGCCAGCGTATCGCAATCGCCCGTGCGCTCATCATGGAGCCCTGTCTCATCATCTGCGACGAACCTGTCTCGGCGCTCGACGTCTCGGTGCGCGCGCAAATCCTTAACCTGCTGGAGGATATGAAAGCGCGCTATGGCCTGACGTTGCTGTTTATCAGTCATGACCTTGCCGTCGTGAAGAACATCAGCGACCGGGTCGCGGTCATGTATCTTGGTCGCCTTTGCGAACTAGCCTCGTCAGAGCGGCTCTACGAAGCGCCCCTCCATCCCTACACCGCGGCGCTGATGGCTGCCATTCCTGTCATGGACCCCGACAGAGGCAGCGCCCCCTTGCGGTTGCTCGTCGGTGAACTGCCCTCGCCCATCAATCCGCCGAGCGGCTGCCGCTTTCGGACACGATGTCCGCGCGCGGCGACGCGTTGTGCGGAGCTCGAGCCGAAATGGCGGGAAGCAGAACCAGACCACTTCGTCGCTTGTCACTTTCCTCTCGACCACCCTAGTGAATAA
- a CDS encoding MetQ/NlpA family ABC transporter substrate-binding protein, giving the protein MENSMSLRRLLLSAVALAAFTSAASAETIKVGVTPGPHAQVLEAAKAVAAKKGLDIQIVEFSDYVVPNAALEAGDLQANSFQHQPYLDNQVADRKFKIVSVANTINFPMGIYSKKVKSWDEVKSGATLAIPNDPTNGGRVLILLRDKGVIKLKDGVGFKPTLLDITDNPKKLKIVEVDAAQLPRTLPDVDVAGINTNYASQAGLDPVKDAILREDPKGPYANVIAVRAADKDKPWVKTLVESYQSPEVKAFIDEKFKGSVLATW; this is encoded by the coding sequence ATGGAAAACAGTATGTCACTCCGTCGTCTCCTTCTCTCGGCCGTCGCTCTTGCTGCCTTCACCTCCGCCGCGTCGGCCGAGACCATCAAGGTCGGCGTCACGCCGGGCCCGCATGCGCAGGTGCTGGAAGCCGCCAAGGCCGTCGCCGCCAAGAAGGGCCTCGACATCCAGATCGTCGAATTCTCCGATTACGTGGTGCCGAACGCGGCGCTGGAAGCCGGCGACCTGCAGGCCAATTCGTTCCAGCATCAGCCCTATCTCGACAACCAGGTGGCCGATCGCAAGTTCAAGATCGTCTCGGTGGCCAACACCATCAACTTCCCGATGGGCATCTATTCGAAGAAGGTGAAGAGCTGGGACGAGGTGAAGTCCGGCGCCACCCTGGCGATCCCGAACGATCCGACCAATGGCGGCCGCGTGCTGATCCTGCTGCGCGACAAGGGCGTTATCAAGCTGAAGGACGGCGTCGGCTTCAAGCCGACCTTGCTCGACATCACCGACAATCCGAAGAAGCTGAAGATCGTCGAAGTCGACGCCGCGCAGCTGCCGCGAACGCTGCCGGATGTGGATGTCGCAGGGATCAACACCAATTATGCTTCGCAGGCCGGCCTCGATCCGGTGAAGGATGCGATCCTGCGCGAGGATCCGAAGGGCCCATACGCGAACGTTATCGCGGTGCGCGCGGCCGACAAGGACAAGCCGTGGGTGAAGACGCTGGTGGAGAGCTATCAGTCGCCCGAGGTGAAGGCCTTCATCGACGAGAAGTTCAAGGGCTCGGTTCTCGCGACCTGGTGA
- a CDS encoding antitoxin Xre-like helix-turn-helix domain-containing protein produces the protein MQTFTTAPDRERLSPIAIKAFRKIVEHWKLTNAEAAMLLGVSESTWDRIKRGSWDQPLSQDQLTRASAAIGIHKGLRLLFADDMSVRWPKLVNSGPIFQRRSPVDAMIEGGIPLMLETRRYVDAIRGGL, from the coding sequence GTGCAGACGTTCACGACGGCGCCTGATCGCGAGCGACTCTCCCCAATCGCCATCAAGGCATTCCGGAAGATCGTCGAGCATTGGAAGCTGACTAATGCCGAGGCCGCCATGCTCCTCGGCGTGTCCGAAAGCACCTGGGACCGCATCAAGCGTGGCTCTTGGGACCAACCGCTCTCGCAGGATCAGCTCACACGAGCGTCGGCCGCAATTGGTATTCACAAAGGTCTCCGGCTTCTTTTTGCCGACGACATGTCCGTCCGCTGGCCGAAGCTCGTAAACAGCGGTCCGATCTTCCAGCGTCGGTCCCCGGTCGATGCCATGATCGAAGGCGGCATTCCGCTCATGCTCGAGACACGCCGCTACGTGGATGCGATTCGCGGCGGCCTCTGA
- a CDS encoding peptidoglycan recognition protein family protein, giving the protein MSTRIAIALLGLCALTTSATAQTASTSASSGFEIAARSRGTPDIPGLNMIWLRPWTDLRLARDWRYIVVHQSEGAVGSAWRNAVAQMQKPDRRGVAIWVETDGTVYWSTPEWAVPNHLNRGNRNDNKYIDNSSTYQQIDNESTIGVEFVGNYPNVRKPPTEAQIAAWRVLVRVLQARYDIPSERVFAHNWIDYKDRRYCEGCELARIARTQGVETAQQVEKRQ; this is encoded by the coding sequence ATGAGCACGCGGATCGCAATCGCATTGCTGGGTTTGTGCGCGTTAACCACATCGGCGACCGCCCAGACTGCCTCAACATCTGCGTCGTCAGGCTTCGAGATCGCTGCCCGCTCCCGTGGTACACCGGACATTCCCGGCCTCAACATGATCTGGTTACGGCCATGGACGGATCTCCGGCTCGCCCGCGACTGGCGCTACATCGTGGTACATCAGTCGGAAGGTGCGGTCGGCTCGGCCTGGCGGAACGCCGTCGCGCAAATGCAGAAGCCCGATCGCCGCGGCGTCGCCATCTGGGTCGAAACCGACGGCACGGTCTATTGGTCGACGCCGGAATGGGCGGTGCCGAACCATCTCAACCGTGGCAACCGCAACGACAACAAGTATATCGACAATTCATCGACCTATCAGCAGATCGACAACGAAAGCACGATCGGCGTCGAATTCGTCGGCAACTATCCCAATGTCCGCAAGCCGCCGACCGAGGCACAGATCGCTGCATGGCGCGTGCTCGTCCGCGTGCTGCAGGCGCGCTACGACATTCCGAGCGAACGCGTCTTCGCGCATAACTGGATCGACTACAAGGACCGCCGTTATTGCGAAGGTTGCGAGCTCGCGCGGATTGCAAGAACGCAGGGCGTCGAAACCGCGCAGCAGGTGGAGAAGAGACAGTAG
- a CDS encoding RES family NAD+ phosphorylase, with amino-acid sequence MLLDLVDESELDALSEIEGTTSNRRIAQARGAGEVQSHELVYGVPHAHFINASFAYAKPREPNRFNGAGRGAWYAGFDVATSLAEVKFHLTEFLAAAGDFNATVEYAEMFASFAGEFVDLRAHPNHQSLNPEKTIGYPVGNALADAARARGLNGIIYPSVRKPGGTCLVALFPHAVQSVAQGNVYRMTWSGQPEPTISLVAE; translated from the coding sequence GTGTTGCTCGATCTCGTCGATGAATCCGAACTGGACGCGTTGAGCGAGATCGAAGGCACCACGAGTAACAGACGAATTGCGCAGGCCCGCGGGGCAGGTGAGGTGCAATCGCACGAACTCGTTTACGGCGTCCCGCATGCGCACTTCATCAACGCCTCCTTCGCCTATGCCAAACCGCGCGAACCGAACCGCTTCAATGGGGCCGGCCGTGGTGCCTGGTATGCCGGGTTTGATGTCGCGACCAGCCTGGCGGAGGTCAAATTCCACCTGACTGAGTTTCTGGCGGCGGCTGGCGATTTCAACGCTACGGTCGAATACGCCGAGATGTTCGCGAGCTTCGCTGGCGAGTTCGTAGACCTCCGGGCCCATCCGAACCACCAATCCTTGAACCCGGAAAAGACTATCGGGTATCCGGTTGGCAATGCGCTGGCGGACGCCGCCAGGGCACGCGGCCTGAACGGGATCATCTATCCATCCGTCCGGAAGCCCGGCGGGACCTGTCTGGTCGCGCTTTTTCCGCACGCGGTCCAGTCGGTCGCGCAAGGCAACGTCTACCGGATGACATGGAGCGGCCAGCCAGAACCAACAATCAGTTTGGTCGCGGAATGA